The window CACAATGATCCCGAGAGATGTTCAAAAGCGCTTGTCAAGGAAGCACTCCAACGAAACACGTGCGATAACCTCACTGTTGTCGTGGTCTGTTTCTCCGAAGATCCACCTCCTAAAACCGAAATATCTAAATCCCACAAGAGAAGGAGCATTTCAGCTGAAGGGTTGGACCTTCTCAAGGGTGTCTTAAGCACCATTTGAACAGATGGACTTGCATAGATACAGATGGAGCTTACACCCCCTGTCGGGGATTTTTCTGAGTCGCTCCTGCACCCTGCTGCGGCCTCGCCTTCCAGATTTCTTTTAACCATACGTCCTGTACAATTTGAGATACGAAACAATCTCGAATTTGATTCTTTAaaatcagaatttttttttttaatgttagaaCTGCATAAGTTGCTGCAAGGCTCTCTTGCACCAATCAGCTTACTTTCAGCTTGGTTATAGGATTTAAATAGCAAACTCTACAAGTAGTCCTCCTATATGTAGAACTTTTAACAAATATGGATCATGTATAAAGCCTTTTTCCCTTTCCCTCTCATTTTCTTGTCCTTGAGTTACTGCTTATTGTAAAGTCATGCAATTGATATCGACATCGACTCCTTAACGAGACAATATTCTAAATTACTCTAATCCACGGGCAAGAAAATTAAAGTTATTTGCATTGCAAGTCTGTTTTCTTTCCAACCACTTGGAATAACGTACCGAAAACCTCATATTGGGGTCCTAAAAAACCTAaagattataaatgaaaaacTAAAGTGATGATAATGGTCTGGGCCAATGAGTATTAAACCAGCGGCCCAGCCCAACAAGGCCTGCTCCTACTTGCTTCGCTCTCCATTTCCCAAAAACCCCACACCTGCAAAGTGAGTGAGCCGTGAGCGTTTGTAGTCGAGCGGCAAAACCCATGTCAACCCTGAAGGAAATCCTAACCCGACGACCCGTGGCGGCGACGATCCGCCTTACAGTCCCGGCGGGAGCCGCCCGACCCGTAGCTCCGGTGGGTCCCGCTCTGGGTCAATACAGGCTAAACCTGATGGCCTTCTGCAAGGACTTCAACGCCCGGACCCAAAAGTACAAACCCGAAACCCCCATGGCGGTGATCATCACCGCCTTCAAAGACAACACCTTCGAGTTCACTGTGAGGTCGCCATCCGTCACCTGGTACTTGAAGAAGGCCGCCGGGATCGAGTCTGGCAGCAGTCGTCCAGGACACGCGGTGGCGTCGACGCTATCGGTGAGGCACGTGTACGAGATCGCGAAGGTGAAGCAGTCCGACCCGTATTGCCAGTACATGCCGTTGGAGTCCATATGTAAGTCGGTTATTGGTACGGCTAATTCTATGGGGATTAAGGTTGCTATGGAATTGGAATGATTTGGGAGGAAAATGTCCAATTTTGAAACCCTAGGTTTGATTGTGATTGTTGTTTTGGGCAAAGCATGTGTCTTTTTGTTGGATTTAAGGTTTTGACCAGTACGACGTTGGAAAGTTTGattatcaataattatgttAGTGATGGTCATGGGATTAGTGCAATTGAGCAACTCTTTTCTGCTTGTGATTTCGTGGTAGATTTTGATTTGAATGAGGAACGAGGACGGCTTTCGTTTCGTTAAACTAGCCTTGTTTTGCTTATGATGTTTCTGTCTATGCATTTGAGTGTCGTGATTAGTAACTTAAGAAATTCATCATGTTGATTGAATGAAAAATGCCGTGCTCGATTTCAAATATCAGTGTACTTTGATCCTAGGCAGAattgagatttttctttttctgtttgtttatgTCATTTGGATATGTTTAAGAGTACATTTAGTTGGCCAGGTTGGGACGTGGTTTCCCGGAAGGGATACGGTAGTAGCTATGGCTGGAAATTTCAGTTTGTGATTGTTTTAACATCTTGAGTTTGTTTAATGATCAGAAAACAGACAGTATCAATTAAAATTCTATTGCGTTGATACGTTATTAGAGGTTTGAGTTGAAGGGGTAGGATGGAATTGAGTTTCGGAAATTTGGAAACAACGGAGGGAGAACAAAGGGGTTGGTGGTTCTAGTTTCTACAGTAGTGTCTTATATTTGTGTGTATATGGAAAATTGATTGGGTGAAGCGTTTGAGCTGTTAATAAGAGTTGGAGGATGTTATTAGTTGTGGTTTGTGAGGAGAGCGACCAGTAGTTCATCAAACTTCCCGAACCCACGAACAGGTCTCTTGCCCTACCGCATGGCAAAGGTACCAATGGTCGTGGCTCCTTCGGGCTGATGAAAGAGATGATTTTAATCATGGTTTCTTTCATGTTGCATCAACATTTGATGTTCATGTTTTGATGATGGGTGTGTGCAAGGAAAGTGAAGTGGGCCAACCAGGTAGGATAGGAACTGGATAATGTGTTTAGGCATCTGGCTTTATGCCTTCGGCCAGAAATTGTGATTTTCGTATATCTTTCGTAATGTGATTGTATGCAACTGATGATACGTCGTACGTCATATTGTCTCTCTTGAAGACGGCTCtttgtttatatattaattGGTTGAAAAGTTGGAAATGTTCACGCATCcgtctttgttgtttttgtagGTTCAATTCAAGTTATGTGAATTCAACAGAAAGgtcctaaaattaaaaaatggtagaaaattagaaaattcaTTTCTTCTGGTGCTTGTTTGCCCATATCAATGAGAATTAGTATACGGAACATTCAAAAGACACCTGTAATTTAGCCCGTCTCTCatgaactccaaaacaaagttaggTTTGTTCTACCAAGAtttcaattaaaattataattataatccAAATACAGTACAAAAAATAATGAGGATCCTCTGTTATGATATTTAAAATTAGAGTAATTGTGGGtggattaaatttgcaaatcatataaTGTGTCATCAgtagaaaataagcacgttaatcaacacttaataataattcaatcatcaacaaccacatcacataatttgcaaaatttaggttaaaattttgttctcccctaacattacccttaaaataaataaataatttaaaaagggATTGGGGTTTTGATTGCAAGATTAGATTGATGGAATGGTGTTTTTTCGTCAAAGATTGATGGAAGGGGTTTGTGAAAACACCTGATACTcatagggggcgtttgtttacCCTTCTTAGCCTTcactggattggattggattgtagTCTTGTGTTTGGTGGCTTACGGGACTAAGATTAAAGGCACTAAGTGGGACTCGCTTTCACAAACGGCTTCATTAGCCGGTCTTAGCGAGAGACCCCAACACCCACGGGTTTAGCTAAGACCTTCCATCATCCTCTTTTGCCTTCGTCCATTCTTGTTGCATCCTTTATTGCCTTCATCTGCTTCACTGCCCTAGGTTCATCGACCTCGATTTTCTACGGCATAGGCTTCAATGAAAGCTGGAACTTGGAACATAGAAATTTTTTTACGGCTAGGTTCATCCATCTCGGTCTCCAATTTTTTACGGCATAGACCTCGACCTTGATTTCGACGGCTGGTTCATCTATCTTTGCCTTCAATTTTCGACGGCATCTCCCTGGACCTCGATTTTCGATGGTTGGGTTCATCCATCTCGTCTTCCTCCACCCACCCTTTGCCGTCTGCAACTCCAATCCCTGCCCACGACCATACCCAGCCCCACCCACCCGTGCCGTCTGCAACTTCAATCCCCACCCATGGAAGAACAAGTGAAGTTGGATGGGAAAAGAGGCAAAGGGAAGAGAGAGggatttgaaaggaaaaactaagggaagagagagaatgagcTGAACATGAAAACTCACCATGGCTGCCATTGAATTGGCGATGCTAAGCTTGAGAGGGAGGGGTTGGGGTTTTTCGGGGGAAGGCAAGTCTccattttttgtgattttaattCGAACAGTCTGTGCAACAAAGGGAGAAAAGGAGCGAAGAAACTTGGATACACAGAGGAAAGGGGAGAGAAACgacagggaaaaaaaaaaagaggttagcTGGAAAGAAAGAAtctagaaaataaaagataaattaataatagaatattaataaatatatattaagtaaataataaaatattatagatatagattaaataatataatattagaatcctacttcttagtccgacactgcaccaaacgcttcactaaatcagttcagtttagtctagtctaagccagtccagcttagtccctaaagttagtccagtccgagatagtccgatgcaacaaacgcacccatATAGTCTTGACTCAACTAAATACACCTTGGATCCGCTTGCTCAAATTGCAAGACTCCAAGCCGTGTCACACACCCTTTGAGTCTGGGCGCGGACACAGGTAATACATGATTGTCGTCAACTCGTGCTGCAAGGAGTGTGATACGTAGTGAGTTTAGTACGCTCCGTCAAAACGGCTccgaaacaaacaaaaaggtgTGTGCCGCACTCACGAGGGTTTAGGTTACGATTGGTATGCAAAAACGAGAGTGTGAGAATGGGAAAGTACCAAGAAGTGTGAAATTTTATATGCTAAGATTTGGTTTAGTGGTTTAGATATTTATGCTATAGATTTTCAATGTTGGTCTTTGGATAAATGCCGATTATTCTTATTTGACTTTTTGGCCGCTTCCAATAACTTGCTCAAATAGAAATAGAATACCCAGCTACCCAGCATCCCCCCACATCCCCATACCCATCATCTTTCCCaacttttacccaaaaaaaaaaatcatctttccCAAATCCCAATTTCCACCAATTCTCACTCCAATCCAATCTCCAAATTCTATTACTCCCTCTTCCCaatcaaaatcccaaaacccaaacccccaaatttccaaatttctcaCTTCCACCCCTAGAAAATTAGGAA of the Pyrus communis chromosome 1, drPyrComm1.1, whole genome shotgun sequence genome contains:
- the LOC137708754 gene encoding large ribosomal subunit protein uL11m-like, whose translation is MSTLKEILTRRPVAATIRLTVPAGAARPVAPVGPALGQYRLNLMAFCKDFNARTQKYKPETPMAVIITAFKDNTFEFTVRSPSVTWYLKKAAGIESGSSRPGHAVASTLSVRHVYEIAKVKQSDPYCQYMPLESICKSVIGTANSMGIKVAMELE